A part of Variovorax sp. HW608 genomic DNA contains:
- a CDS encoding DsrE/DsrF/TusD sulfur relay family protein, translated as MKTLLILNDAPYGSERTYNGLRLAGALAKREGNEVRVFLMGDAVLTAHRHQKVPAGFYSTEVMLAAVSRRSGQVGACGSCLDARGIATADLSEGCHRSTLEELADWPGWSEKVLVF; from the coding sequence ATGAAGACCCTGCTCATCCTCAACGACGCACCCTACGGATCGGAACGCACCTACAACGGCCTGCGCCTGGCAGGCGCTTTGGCCAAACGAGAAGGCAACGAGGTTCGGGTCTTTCTGATGGGTGATGCGGTACTGACCGCCCATCGGCACCAGAAGGTTCCGGCCGGCTTCTACAGCACCGAAGTCATGTTGGCCGCCGTTTCCCGTCGCAGTGGTCAAGTCGGCGCTTGTGGGTCGTGCCTCGATGCGCGGGGAATTGCCACCGCAGACCTGTCTGAGGGTTGTCACCGCAGCACGCTCGAAGAACTGGCCGACTGGCCGGGCTGGTCGGAGAAGGTGCTGGTCTTTTGA
- a CDS encoding MBL fold metallo-hydrolase produces MFFKQLATKESSLSYFFGCGGLGKAVAVDVVAGDEDWFVHAAKEAQVEITHVIDTHVHADHYSGGRQLAARVRAAYGLHESNQGRVHYDFLPLKDGQLLDVGNVKIRVLHTPGHTPDSLCLLVTDKRRAEQPWFVVTGDTLFVGAVGRPDLAGKEREMAGVLYDSLHTKLLSLPDEVEIYPGHQAGSVCGAGLSGKPASTLGFEKRWNTALSLERAAFIETVTQTIPPRPADMEAMVRFNLGLER; encoded by the coding sequence ATGTTTTTTAAGCAACTGGCCACCAAGGAATCCTCCCTGTCGTACTTCTTCGGCTGTGGCGGCCTGGGCAAGGCCGTCGCGGTCGATGTCGTCGCCGGCGACGAGGACTGGTTCGTCCACGCCGCCAAGGAAGCGCAAGTCGAAATCACGCATGTCATCGACACCCATGTGCATGCAGACCATTACTCGGGTGGCCGGCAATTGGCCGCAAGGGTGAGAGCGGCGTACGGTCTACACGAGTCCAACCAGGGGCGGGTCCACTACGATTTCCTGCCACTGAAGGATGGGCAATTGCTGGACGTCGGCAACGTCAAGATCCGGGTCCTGCACACGCCGGGACACACACCGGATAGCCTTTGCCTGCTGGTCACCGATAAGCGCCGGGCCGAGCAGCCTTGGTTCGTCGTGACGGGAGACACCCTATTTGTCGGCGCCGTCGGTCGCCCCGATCTCGCGGGAAAGGAACGTGAGATGGCGGGCGTGCTGTACGACAGCCTGCACACCAAGCTGCTGTCGCTGCCCGACGAAGTGGAGATTTATCCCGGCCATCAGGCGGGGAGCGTCTGCGGCGCTGGCCTCTCGGGCAAACCGGCCTCTACCCTCGGTTTTGAAAAGCGCTGGAACACGGCGTTGTCCCTTGAGCGCGCCGCCTTCATCGAGACGGTAACGCAAACCATTCCGCCGCGTCCGGCTGACATGGAAGCCATGGTGCGTTTCAACCTGGGATTGGAGCGCTGA
- a CDS encoding MFS transporter, whose product MQTAAIRLGLRENLSQFSLLLLVNAFVGAMVGLERSILPAVAEREFDIAARSAILSFIVVFGISKALTNYFAGRLSDRWGRKHVLVAGWLVALPVPWILMWAPTWNWIVAANVLLGVSQGLTWSTTVIMKIDLVGPKQRGLAMGLNEFSGYFAVAGSALATGWMAAQYGLRPQPFYLGVVYTTLGLLLSALVVRETRHHVAHEMRAHHAGEPAPPLSQAEVFRRASLIDRNLSSVSQAGLVNNLNDGLAWGLFPLVFAAAGMTLTQIGMLAAIYPAVWGIAQIGTGALSDWVGRKQLIVWGMWVQAAGIAVTAMTSTFAGFAWGGVLLGVGTAMVYPTLLAAIGDVAYPAWRASAVGVYRLWRDLGYAVGALLAGITADVLGGLAAAVWLIAGITFLSGVVAAVRMSETLASKKPAPVG is encoded by the coding sequence ATGCAAACAGCGGCCATTCGCCTCGGTCTACGCGAGAACCTCAGTCAATTCTCGTTGCTGCTACTGGTCAATGCCTTTGTCGGCGCCATGGTAGGGCTGGAGCGCAGCATCCTGCCGGCCGTTGCCGAGCGCGAGTTTGACATTGCCGCCAGGTCGGCGATCTTGTCTTTCATCGTCGTCTTTGGCATTAGCAAGGCGCTGACCAACTACTTTGCTGGCCGCCTCTCGGATCGCTGGGGCCGCAAGCATGTCTTGGTCGCCGGCTGGCTGGTGGCCTTGCCGGTGCCCTGGATCCTCATGTGGGCGCCAACCTGGAACTGGATCGTTGCCGCCAATGTGTTGCTCGGAGTGAGCCAAGGTCTCACCTGGTCCACGACGGTCATCATGAAGATCGACTTGGTGGGTCCCAAGCAGCGTGGGCTGGCGATGGGTCTCAATGAATTCTCGGGCTATTTCGCAGTCGCGGGCAGCGCGTTGGCGACAGGCTGGATGGCGGCCCAATACGGTCTGCGCCCGCAGCCGTTCTACCTGGGGGTGGTCTACACGACGCTCGGCTTGCTACTGTCCGCGCTGGTGGTGCGAGAAACGCGCCACCATGTCGCTCACGAAATGCGCGCCCACCACGCCGGCGAACCGGCGCCGCCCCTCAGTCAGGCGGAGGTCTTTCGGCGCGCCTCGCTCATCGACCGCAACTTGTCCAGTGTCAGCCAGGCCGGCCTGGTGAACAACCTCAACGATGGCCTGGCCTGGGGGTTGTTTCCTCTGGTGTTTGCTGCGGCCGGCATGACCCTGACACAGATCGGCATGCTCGCCGCCATCTACCCAGCGGTCTGGGGCATCGCGCAGATTGGCACTGGGGCGCTGTCCGACTGGGTCGGCCGCAAGCAGTTGATCGTCTGGGGGATGTGGGTGCAAGCCGCTGGCATTGCCGTGACCGCCATGACCTCAACATTTGCGGGCTTCGCCTGGGGCGGCGTACTTCTCGGCGTCGGCACCGCAATGGTCTACCCGACCCTGCTGGCGGCCATCGGTGACGTTGCCTATCCCGCATGGCGCGCTTCCGCCGTCGGTGTGTACCGCCTCTGGCGCGATTTGGGCTATGCCGTCGGTGCCCTCTTGGCAGGTATCACGGCCGATGTGCTGGGAGGACTCGCCGCCGCCGTCTGGCTGATTGCCGGCATCACGTTTTTGTCGGGGGTGGTCGCGGCGGTGCGGATGAGCGAAACACTGGCCAGCAAGAAGCCTGCGCCGGTGGGCTGA
- a CDS encoding SHOCT domain-containing protein: MMWNWNGYGGLGFGVLLMVVFWALVVLGVMTLFRWLTGDSPFDRRQSWGPPRRDKTAIEILQERYARGEIGREEFEQKRRDLGA; the protein is encoded by the coding sequence ATGATGTGGAACTGGAACGGATATGGCGGATTGGGCTTCGGTGTCCTGCTCATGGTCGTGTTCTGGGCGTTGGTCGTGCTCGGCGTCATGACATTGTTCCGTTGGTTGACGGGGGATTCGCCGTTCGATCGAAGGCAGAGTTGGGGACCACCACGGCGCGACAAAACAGCGATCGAGATTCTGCAAGAGCGCTATGCACGCGGTGAGATCGGTCGCGAGGAATTCGAGCAGAAGCGCCGGGATCTGGGGGCCTGA
- a CDS encoding glycine zipper 2TM domain-containing protein, giving the protein MVGGLLGNQVGNGNGKTLATIAGALPPRRHRSGTSAQSIFGGAWAFARRAH; this is encoded by the coding sequence GTGGTCGGAGGTCTGCTGGGCAACCAGGTCGGCAATGGCAATGGCAAGACCCTAGCAACCATCGCCGGGGCCCTCCCTCCGAGGCGCCATAGGTCAGGCACCAGTGCGCAGTCGATTTTCGGAGGTGCCTGGGCCTTCGCGAGGCGCGCCCACTAG
- a CDS encoding CDP-archaeol synthase, which translates to MDVFWLGVRLLLLLTAANGAPILFKSMLGEYWCTPIDFGHPFFDGRPWLGPSKTWRGLAAAVTAAAVVAPVLGFPPDVGALFGFLAMIGDVLSSFVKRRLDVAPSGQAFGIDQVPESLLPLLVMQHALAIPWPVIGGVTLAFLLMETPVAWLFHRLGLRDRPY; encoded by the coding sequence ATGGACGTGTTCTGGTTGGGAGTGCGACTGCTGTTGCTGCTCACCGCGGCCAACGGCGCACCGATCCTGTTCAAGAGCATGCTGGGCGAGTACTGGTGCACCCCGATCGACTTCGGCCATCCTTTCTTCGACGGCCGGCCGTGGCTCGGCCCCTCCAAGACGTGGCGTGGGCTCGCCGCCGCCGTGACGGCGGCGGCGGTCGTTGCTCCGGTTCTTGGTTTCCCGCCCGACGTGGGCGCGCTATTCGGCTTCTTGGCAATGATCGGAGACGTACTCTCCAGCTTTGTCAAGCGCCGTCTGGACGTCGCGCCGAGCGGACAGGCCTTCGGCATCGACCAGGTTCCCGAATCATTGCTGCCGCTGCTGGTGATGCAGCACGCGCTGGCCATCCCCTGGCCGGTGATTGGCGGCGTGACCTTGGCTTTTCTGCTGATGGAAACGCCGGTGGCTTGGCTATTCCACCGCCTGGGCTTGCGCGACCGTCCCTACTGA
- a CDS encoding HPF/RaiA family ribosome-associated protein yields the protein MRQRKRLALEMRDRIDIHSETREMNLPFAIQFDGIARSDAVEDLARSRVEHLKRYFADLTACHVTISKESQHGQPGGFFSARVAVTLPGRELIVSHAHEHDAHIALRDAFDAIRRRLEDSQQIRRGEVKHHAAVTHREGDDTGGE from the coding sequence TTGCGCCAGCGCAAACGTCTGGCACTGGAGATGCGCGATCGTATCGACATACATTCGGAAACACGTGAAATGAACCTGCCTTTCGCCATTCAGTTCGACGGCATCGCGCGCTCGGACGCAGTCGAAGATCTCGCCCGATCCCGCGTCGAGCATCTCAAGCGGTATTTCGCGGACCTGACGGCCTGCCACGTGACCATATCCAAGGAATCGCAGCATGGGCAACCGGGCGGTTTCTTCTCCGCCCGGGTGGCCGTGACACTGCCGGGCCGGGAGCTCATCGTCTCGCACGCGCACGAGCACGATGCCCATATCGCGCTGCGAGATGCCTTCGACGCGATCAGGCGAAGGCTGGAAGACAGCCAGCAGATCCGCCGCGGCGAGGTCAAGCATCACGCCGCGGTCACGCACCGCGAGGGCGACGACACAGGCGGCGAGTGA
- a CDS encoding NUDIX domain-containing protein yields the protein MPMAIRSAGLLMYRRKYGAIEVLLVHPGGPFWAKKDEGAWSIPKGEYDSEAEDALEAAKREFTEETGFPPGSIHRSLGEARLRSGKVVAAWAFEGDCDPKASVSNTFELEWPPRSGQRVRYPEADRAEWFAIEEACRRVHPAQRVFIERLESMAAQ from the coding sequence ATGCCGATGGCAATACGAAGCGCAGGGCTGCTGATGTACCGACGCAAGTACGGTGCGATCGAGGTGCTGCTCGTGCACCCGGGCGGACCGTTCTGGGCGAAAAAGGACGAGGGTGCGTGGTCGATACCGAAGGGCGAATACGACAGCGAGGCGGAAGATGCCCTCGAAGCGGCAAAGCGGGAGTTCACCGAGGAGACCGGCTTTCCGCCGGGCTCCATCCACCGGAGCCTCGGCGAAGCCCGGCTGCGCAGCGGAAAGGTTGTCGCAGCCTGGGCGTTCGAAGGTGACTGCGACCCGAAGGCGTCGGTATCGAACACCTTCGAACTCGAATGGCCGCCGCGCTCAGGGCAGCGCGTGCGCTATCCCGAGGCTGATCGCGCCGAATGGTTCGCCATCGAGGAAGCTTGCCGCCGCGTGCACCCGGCGCAACGGGTGTTCATCGAACGGCTCGAAAGCATGGCCGCGCAGTAG
- a CDS encoding universal stress protein, translating to MYQRILVPVDGSATSNCGLEEAIRIAKLTHGQLRLFHVIDDLSFALALGSDSGLSNDLLRSLRGEATRILDAAQATARAAGIEADTRLCDAFPGPVQDKVASEARNWGAELIVLGTHGRRGAKRLMLGSGAERILRVAPVPVLLVRAPDEEDAAAELLRASASALAAAGE from the coding sequence ATGTACCAGCGAATCCTCGTTCCCGTCGATGGCAGTGCGACTTCGAATTGCGGCCTGGAGGAAGCCATCCGCATCGCGAAGCTGACCCACGGGCAGCTTCGGTTGTTCCATGTCATCGACGACCTGTCGTTCGCGCTTGCGCTCGGCAGCGACTCGGGTCTGTCGAACGACCTGCTGCGGTCGCTGCGCGGCGAAGCCACCCGGATCCTCGACGCGGCGCAGGCGACCGCGCGGGCGGCTGGCATCGAAGCCGACACCCGCTTGTGCGACGCCTTTCCCGGGCCCGTGCAGGACAAGGTCGCGTCAGAGGCGCGCAACTGGGGCGCCGAGCTGATCGTTCTGGGAACGCATGGACGGCGTGGCGCGAAGCGGCTGATGCTGGGCAGCGGTGCCGAACGCATCCTGCGCGTCGCGCCCGTTCCGGTCCTGCTGGTCCGTGCGCCGGACGAGGAGGATGCCGCCGCCGAGCTGCTGCGGGCCAGCGCATCCGCCCTCGCTGCGGCCGGCGAATGA
- a CDS encoding thymidine phosphorylase family protein encodes MSLPALPVRRAGIDTYQQPVVYMRSDCHVCRAEGFEAQAQVEVIDNGRHLLAILHHVSGDWLARDEIALSDVAWSTLGAVEGDLVEVRHPPVLESVAHLRGKVHGQPFTYEALRALMDDVSHGRVADIHLASLITLCAGDGLDFDEMVALTRAMVDVGERVAWDDTPVMDKHCIGGLPGNRTSLLVVPIVAACGVTMPKTSSRAITSAAGTADTMEVLAPVDLDLPTMRRVVEREHGCIVWGGNTRISPADDILIRVERPLSLDSHGLLIASILSKKAAVGSQRVLIDLPVGSLTKVRSVAAAEALSKGLVAVGAALGLQVRTILTDGTRPVGRGIGPALEAIDVMAVLERAPDAPQDLRERALVLAGLVLEMAGKSSDGTGQALARQVLDDGRALAKFIAICEAQGGSRVPPSATHTHVVVAHTSGAVAAIDTRLLARAAKLAGAPRDPSAGAVLHVQVGDHVEVAQPLLTLHAQSQGALQYALNFMRTQMPVVHFDTCT; translated from the coding sequence ATGAGCTTGCCGGCGCTGCCGGTCCGCCGCGCCGGCATCGACACCTACCAGCAGCCTGTCGTCTACATGCGCAGCGACTGCCACGTCTGCCGCGCCGAGGGCTTCGAGGCGCAGGCGCAGGTGGAGGTGATCGACAACGGGCGGCACCTGCTGGCGATCCTGCATCACGTGAGCGGCGACTGGCTCGCACGCGACGAGATCGCCCTGTCGGATGTCGCCTGGTCCACGCTGGGCGCGGTGGAGGGCGACCTCGTGGAGGTGCGGCATCCGCCGGTGCTGGAGTCGGTGGCCCATCTGCGCGGCAAGGTGCATGGACAACCCTTCACCTACGAAGCCTTGCGCGCGTTGATGGACGACGTGAGCCACGGGCGCGTGGCCGACATCCATCTCGCATCGCTCATCACGCTCTGCGCGGGCGATGGGCTCGACTTCGACGAAATGGTGGCGCTCACGCGCGCGATGGTCGACGTGGGCGAGCGCGTTGCATGGGACGACACGCCGGTCATGGACAAGCACTGCATCGGCGGTCTTCCCGGCAACAGGACCAGCCTGCTGGTGGTCCCGATCGTGGCCGCCTGCGGCGTCACGATGCCCAAGACCTCCTCGCGCGCCATCACTTCCGCGGCCGGGACCGCCGACACCATGGAGGTCCTCGCGCCCGTGGACCTCGACCTGCCCACGATGCGCCGAGTGGTGGAGCGTGAGCACGGCTGCATCGTCTGGGGTGGAAACACACGCATCAGTCCGGCCGACGACATCCTGATCCGCGTTGAGCGGCCACTCAGCCTGGACAGCCACGGTCTGCTCATTGCGTCGATCCTCTCCAAGAAAGCGGCCGTGGGTTCGCAGCGCGTGCTGATCGACCTGCCGGTCGGCTCGCTGACGAAAGTCCGGAGCGTCGCCGCTGCCGAGGCCCTCTCGAAAGGCCTCGTGGCGGTCGGCGCCGCTCTCGGCCTGCAGGTTCGCACCATTCTGACGGACGGCACCCGACCGGTTGGGCGCGGGATTGGCCCTGCACTGGAAGCCATCGACGTCATGGCGGTGCTCGAGCGGGCGCCCGACGCACCGCAGGATCTGCGCGAACGCGCACTGGTGCTGGCCGGCCTGGTCCTGGAAATGGCTGGCAAGTCGTCCGATGGCACCGGACAGGCACTGGCACGCCAGGTGCTCGACGACGGGCGGGCGCTCGCGAAGTTCATCGCGATCTGCGAAGCGCAGGGCGGCTCGCGCGTGCCGCCCAGTGCGACGCACACCCACGTCGTGGTCGCGCACACCAGCGGCGCGGTCGCGGCGATCGACACGCGCCTGTTGGCGCGTGCGGCCAAGCTGGCAGGTGCGCCGCGCGATCCGTCCGCGGGGGCGGTCCTTCATGTGCAGGTCGGAGATCATGTCGAAGTCGCCCAGCCCTTGCTCACCCTGCATGCCCAGAGCCAGGGGGCGCTGCAATACGCGCTCAACTTCATGCGTACCCAGATGCCGGTCGTCCACTTCGACACGTGCACATGA
- a CDS encoding dienelactone hydrolase family protein, with the protein MLIGPERLESELCLPKPLRGIIVFAHGSGSSRLSRRNLQVARALQACGFGTLLFDLLTPEEAEIRANVFDIPLLSQRVLLALDALAATAAARQPVGLFGASTGAAAALVAAAHRPEAVQAVVSRGGRPDLAMDELGMLRAATLLIVGGADREVLAMNQTALRALNCVKRLEVVPRATHLFEEAGALETVARLACAWFLEHLRPGD; encoded by the coding sequence ATGCTCATCGGTCCCGAGCGCCTCGAAAGCGAGCTTTGCTTGCCGAAGCCGCTACGCGGCATCATCGTGTTCGCGCACGGCAGCGGCAGCAGCAGGTTGAGTCGCCGCAACCTTCAGGTGGCGCGAGCGCTCCAGGCCTGCGGATTCGGCACGCTGCTGTTCGACCTTCTCACACCCGAGGAGGCCGAGATCCGGGCCAACGTGTTCGACATTCCCCTGCTGTCGCAGCGCGTGCTGCTGGCGCTGGACGCACTGGCTGCGACTGCGGCCGCACGGCAGCCCGTCGGGCTGTTCGGGGCGAGCACCGGGGCCGCCGCGGCGCTGGTTGCCGCGGCCCATCGGCCGGAGGCGGTGCAAGCCGTCGTCTCCCGCGGGGGACGTCCGGACCTCGCCATGGATGAGCTCGGCATGCTCCGTGCGGCGACCCTCCTGATCGTGGGCGGCGCGGACCGCGAGGTCCTCGCGATGAACCAGACGGCGCTGCGGGCGCTGAACTGCGTGAAGCGCCTGGAAGTCGTTCCGCGCGCCACCCATCTTTTCGAAGAGGCCGGCGCGCTGGAAACGGTGGCCCGCCTGGCGTGCGCGTGGTTCCTCGAACATCTTCGGCCCGGCGACTGA
- a CDS encoding erythromycin esterase family protein, translating to MPPTDFEHLRAAMVDEQIAGRGVRTAAVLDAMRAVPREDFLPESLREFAYEDAALKIDAHSSLPRPYLLAIMADALALDTRARVLEIGTGAGYATAVLARLASRVHSVEPDGAAAAKAAALLRSLHCPHVHIVHGDANRGLPEHGPYDAILVHPDGADIVGALKPQLAVGGRMAVSVGKDPAVRELVRVTRTGPAEYAIEDIADIRVAPLDVDAGRSMPRGDRRGTPEATLAQRIAHACERFESIDDADLESLLARIGDARVVLLGEATHGTSEFYRMRERISRALIERKHFRFVAIEGDWPDTARIDRYVRHGRHRPSKWTAFARFPVWMWRNQEVRAFVEWLRGHNAGLAERDRVAFHGLDLYSLYNSIHAVVGYLEDVDPATASIARRRYGCLTPWQSDPASYGHAALNAKYQSCEHEVVAILGELLRNQQHYAERDGDRFLDAVQNAHLVANAERYYRIMYYGSRASWNLRDSHMFETLKMLLAHHGPDSKAIVWAHNSHVGDARATEMSHRGEHNIGQLCRAEFGRNACLVGFGTHGGTVAAATAWDGPMEVKTVRPSLAGSYEKLFHDTTIANFILPLRSPVPDEVLEGLSTERLERAIGVLYRPATELQSHYFQALLPRQFDEYIWFDQTRAVTPLPTETIEGLPETYPFGL from the coding sequence ATGCCGCCAACCGACTTCGAGCACCTTCGCGCCGCCATGGTGGATGAACAGATTGCAGGGCGTGGCGTCCGCACCGCCGCGGTCCTGGATGCGATGCGCGCCGTACCTCGCGAGGACTTCCTGCCCGAATCCTTGCGCGAGTTCGCCTATGAGGACGCAGCGCTGAAGATCGACGCGCATTCGTCCCTTCCGCGGCCGTACCTCCTCGCGATCATGGCCGACGCGCTCGCGCTCGACACACGGGCCCGGGTGCTGGAGATCGGTACCGGCGCGGGCTACGCGACGGCGGTGCTGGCGCGACTGGCGTCCAGGGTTCACAGCGTCGAGCCGGATGGCGCCGCCGCCGCGAAGGCCGCGGCCCTCTTGCGCAGCCTCCATTGTCCGCACGTGCACATCGTGCATGGCGATGCCAACCGGGGCCTGCCGGAGCATGGGCCCTACGACGCCATCCTCGTGCATCCCGACGGTGCCGACATCGTCGGGGCGCTGAAGCCGCAGCTCGCCGTCGGCGGGCGCATGGCGGTGTCAGTGGGCAAGGATCCCGCCGTGCGGGAGTTGGTCCGCGTGACGCGCACAGGCCCCGCCGAGTACGCGATCGAGGACATCGCCGACATCCGTGTCGCGCCGCTCGACGTTGACGCAGGCCGCAGCATGCCGCGCGGTGACAGGCGCGGGACGCCGGAGGCGACGCTGGCGCAGCGCATCGCGCACGCCTGCGAACGCTTCGAAAGCATCGACGACGCGGACCTCGAATCGCTACTCGCCCGCATCGGCGATGCTCGCGTCGTGCTGCTCGGCGAGGCGACGCACGGTACTTCCGAGTTCTACCGAATGCGCGAGCGCATCTCGCGCGCGCTCATCGAACGCAAGCACTTCCGCTTTGTCGCAATCGAAGGCGACTGGCCCGACACGGCACGGATCGACCGCTACGTGCGCCATGGCCGCCACCGCCCGTCGAAATGGACCGCCTTCGCGCGTTTTCCGGTCTGGATGTGGCGCAACCAAGAAGTTCGCGCGTTCGTCGAATGGCTGCGCGGACACAATGCCGGGCTTGCGGAGCGCGACCGCGTGGCCTTCCATGGCCTGGATCTCTACAGCCTCTACAACTCCATCCATGCGGTCGTCGGCTACCTGGAGGATGTGGACCCGGCGACCGCCAGCATCGCCCGCCGGCGCTATGGCTGCCTCACGCCGTGGCAATCCGATCCGGCGAGCTACGGCCATGCAGCCCTCAACGCCAAGTACCAAAGCTGCGAGCACGAAGTGGTGGCCATCCTCGGCGAGCTGCTGCGCAATCAGCAGCACTATGCCGAGCGGGACGGCGATCGCTTCCTCGACGCGGTGCAGAACGCGCACCTGGTAGCCAACGCCGAGCGCTACTACCGCATCATGTACTACGGATCGCGCGCGTCCTGGAATCTGCGGGACAGCCACATGTTCGAGACGCTGAAGATGCTGCTCGCCCATCACGGGCCGGACAGCAAGGCCATCGTGTGGGCGCACAACTCGCACGTCGGCGATGCCCGGGCGACGGAAATGTCGCACCGTGGGGAACACAACATCGGTCAGCTCTGCCGCGCCGAGTTCGGCCGCAATGCCTGCCTGGTCGGCTTTGGCACGCACGGCGGAACCGTCGCCGCGGCCACCGCCTGGGATGGTCCGATGGAGGTCAAGACGGTCCGGCCATCGCTCGCGGGCAGCTACGAAAAGCTGTTTCACGACACTACCATCGCGAACTTCATACTGCCGCTGCGCAGCCCGGTGCCAGACGAGGTGCTCGAGGGCCTGTCGACGGAGCGGCTCGAACGCGCGATCGGAGTGCTCTACCGCCCCGCGACGGAATTGCAGAGCCATTACTTCCAGGCCCTGCTGCCACGCCAGTTCGACGAATACATCTGGTTCGACCAGACCCGCGCCGTGACGCCGCTGCCGACGGAAACCATCGAGGGCCTTCCGGAGACCTATCCCTTCGGACTCTGA